A DNA window from Streptomyces bacillaris contains the following coding sequences:
- the istB gene encoding IS21-like element helper ATPase IstB, whose protein sequence is MTMPRQRGLTEQAADAAIDSACRLLRLPSIRNEFSDIADRAMKDQMTYRGFLAELLMAECDDRARRRSERRIKAAGFPREKSLRSFGFDANPNIDPATIHTLASCEWIKKSQPLCLIGDSGTGKSHMLIALGTEAAMKGYRVRYTRARKLVDELVEAADEKQLNKTIARYGRVDLLCIDELGYMELDRHGAELLFQGLTEREEKNSVAIASNESFGGWTKTFTDPRLCAAIVDRLTFNGTIIETGTDSYRLASTRARTEQPAAG, encoded by the coding sequence GTGACAATGCCCCGCCAGCGAGGCTTGACCGAGCAGGCCGCCGACGCCGCGATCGACTCCGCCTGCCGCTTGCTGCGGCTGCCGTCGATCCGCAACGAGTTCTCCGACATCGCCGACCGGGCGATGAAGGACCAGATGACCTACCGCGGCTTCCTCGCTGAACTACTGATGGCCGAGTGCGACGACCGGGCCCGCCGCCGCTCGGAGAGGCGGATCAAGGCGGCTGGCTTCCCCCGGGAGAAGTCCCTGCGGTCCTTCGGCTTCGACGCCAACCCGAACATCGACCCGGCCACCATCCACACCCTCGCCAGCTGCGAGTGGATCAAGAAGAGCCAGCCCCTCTGCCTGATCGGAGACTCCGGCACCGGCAAGTCCCACATGCTCATCGCGCTGGGCACCGAGGCCGCAATGAAGGGCTACCGCGTCCGCTACACACGCGCGAGGAAGCTGGTCGATGAGCTGGTCGAGGCCGCCGACGAAAAGCAGCTGAACAAGACGATCGCCCGCTACGGTCGTGTCGATCTGCTCTGCATCGATGAACTCGGATACATGGAACTCGACCGCCACGGCGCCGAGCTGCTCTTCCAGGGCCTGACCGAACGCGAGGAGAAGAACAGCGTCGCCATCGCCTCCAACGAGTCGTTCGGCGGCTGGACGAAGACCTTCACTGACCCCCGCCTTTGCGCGGCCATCGTCGACCGGCTCACCTTCAACGGCACCATCATCGAGACCGGCACCGACTCCTACCGCCTCGCCAGCACCCGAGCCCGAACCGAACAACCCGCAGCGGGCTGA
- a CDS encoding tail fiber domain-containing protein has protein sequence MSYRRLQGSLSRMSSLVRVCLRRNASAAGMASGAVSGAVCGSDPVNGYQVLEQVVQLPVSTWRYHWDPPHVRHLGPMAQDWWKAFGVGENDRTICCTDANGVAIVAIQALHRELTELRGEVEALRAESPRQAHPRRAPAHMTSEKAADQA, from the coding sequence ATGAGCTACCGGCGGTTGCAGGGCTCCCTGAGCAGGATGTCGTCCCTGGTCAGGGTATGCCTGCGGCGGAATGCTTCTGCGGCTGGTATGGCGTCCGGTGCTGTGTCGGGTGCGGTATGCGGTAGCGATCCGGTCAACGGCTACCAGGTCCTGGAACAGGTGGTGCAGCTACCGGTCAGCACGTGGCGATACCACTGGGACCCACCACACGTACGCCACCTGGGCCCTATGGCGCAGGATTGGTGGAAAGCGTTCGGAGTCGGTGAGAACGACCGGACGATCTGCTGCACTGACGCCAACGGCGTGGCCATCGTCGCCATCCAGGCACTGCACCGGGAACTGACCGAACTACGAGGCGAAGTCGAGGCTCTACGCGCCGAGAGTCCACGCCAGGCACACCCGAGGCGTGCACCTGCGCACATGACATCTGAAAAGGCCGCAGACCAAGCGTAG